A window of Terriglobus sp. RCC_193 contains these coding sequences:
- a CDS encoding TIGR03435 family protein, giving the protein MLTLNRCRLFVLALVLCGMGSAMCRAQTPYTGPLPVFDVVTIKPHKAGDNNTSVSRSPTNLQATNISLKEMIAGNYNVKAWLIFGLPPWAESQKWDIVAKVSEPDPAVMKNLSREQRNDMVKALLKERFGLQLHMDSKVQPVFEMTAMPEGVKFKESAPPPKNDDGTPGKSPGASTSTSDSHMVAHHVSMKSFAENLSYRVERTVVDKTDLHSENGYELELSWTPDEKNNGGDNGSGQEAPPPIFAAVKEQLGLKLSPAKAEVPTIVIDHVQMPDAN; this is encoded by the coding sequence ATGCTCACTCTGAATCGTTGCCGCCTGTTTGTTCTGGCTCTTGTCCTCTGTGGCATGGGCTCTGCGATGTGCCGTGCTCAGACGCCGTACACGGGCCCTTTGCCGGTGTTTGATGTGGTGACGATCAAGCCACACAAGGCTGGTGACAACAACACGAGCGTTAGCCGCAGTCCGACTAATCTGCAGGCGACGAACATCTCGTTGAAAGAGATGATCGCGGGCAACTACAACGTGAAGGCGTGGCTGATCTTTGGGCTGCCGCCGTGGGCTGAGTCGCAGAAGTGGGACATTGTTGCGAAGGTCAGCGAGCCTGATCCGGCGGTGATGAAGAATCTTTCGCGCGAGCAACGCAATGACATGGTAAAGGCGCTGCTGAAGGAACGCTTTGGTCTGCAACTGCACATGGATAGCAAGGTGCAGCCGGTGTTTGAGATGACAGCGATGCCGGAGGGTGTGAAATTCAAGGAGAGTGCGCCACCACCGAAGAATGATGACGGTACTCCGGGTAAGAGTCCGGGCGCGAGCACGAGCACGTCCGACAGCCACATGGTGGCGCACCACGTGAGCATGAAGAGCTTTGCGGAGAACCTGTCGTATCGCGTGGAGCGCACGGTGGTGGACAAGACGGACCTGCACAGCGAGAACGGTTACGAGCTGGAGCTGTCGTGGACGCCGGACGAGAAGAACAACGGTGGCGATAACGGATCAGGGCAAGAGGCTCCTCCGCCGATCTTTGCGGCAGTGAAGGAACAGCTTGGGTTGAAGCTGTCGCCTGCGAAGGCTGAGGTGCCGACGATTGTGATTGATCATGTGCAGATGCCGGATGCGAACTAA
- a CDS encoding TIGR03435 family protein, producing the protein MRLRLVRTLLLAAPLVLTGAAFSVNAQQPAASEQTQAAPVWDIVSIKPHKPGDEDVSEHFSPATYTGRNVTFKMLISQAYGVKEWLIFGMPSWVGSQHWDIEAKVSEPDMKVMRKLSREERRAMLVALLRDHVGLVAHKESKMQPVFEMTALPEGVKFKAVPAPSSSDSGEKPRQGSQMTIDDGLISGRGVNMTTLADALASKVERNIVDQTGLKAEYGYIIDLHWTPEERDKGNDNGSGTDAPPPFFEAVREQLGLKMVPGKAEVPTVVVEHIQQPDAN; encoded by the coding sequence ATGCGCCTTCGATTGGTTCGCACACTTTTGCTTGCAGCACCACTCGTTCTTACCGGTGCTGCGTTTTCCGTGAATGCGCAACAGCCGGCGGCATCGGAGCAAACGCAGGCTGCGCCGGTGTGGGACATTGTGAGTATCAAGCCGCATAAACCGGGCGATGAAGATGTAAGCGAGCACTTCTCGCCTGCAACCTACACGGGGCGGAATGTCACCTTCAAAATGCTGATCAGCCAGGCCTATGGCGTGAAGGAGTGGCTGATCTTTGGAATGCCTTCGTGGGTGGGTTCGCAGCACTGGGATATTGAAGCCAAGGTCAGCGAGCCGGATATGAAGGTGATGCGCAAGTTGAGCCGCGAGGAACGACGGGCGATGTTGGTTGCTCTGCTGCGAGACCACGTTGGGCTGGTGGCGCATAAGGAATCGAAGATGCAGCCAGTGTTTGAGATGACGGCGCTGCCGGAGGGTGTGAAGTTCAAGGCAGTACCGGCGCCTTCGAGTTCTGATAGTGGGGAAAAGCCGAGGCAGGGAAGCCAAATGACCATAGACGATGGTTTGATCAGCGGCAGAGGCGTCAACATGACAACACTGGCCGATGCGCTGGCCTCCAAGGTGGAACGCAACATTGTGGATCAGACCGGCCTGAAGGCGGAGTATGGCTACATTATTGATCTGCACTGGACGCCGGAGGAGCGCGACAAGGGCAATGACAACGGCAGCGGAACCGATGCTCCTCCACCTTTTTTTGAGGCTGTGCGCGAACAGCTTGGGCTGAAGATGGTGCCGGGCAAGGCCGAAGTGCCCACGGTGGTGGTGGAGCACATTCAACAACCGGATGCGAATTGA
- a CDS encoding TIGR03435 family protein, whose protein sequence is MLLSATRVAAAQDTPQFDAITVRPHDKNDPSQDGGIHWAGLVFEAKNVPLTFLMVQAFGVKKWLIAGLPAWAEKTTWDVNAKVSEGDLKLMQNMTREQRSRMLQAVLAEQFQLRYHYELRVEPVYELAVLPGGPKFKPTPSVAHGSGWTFTQGLVKVEAITMAQFVNGLSPLVERVVVDKTSLAGMYDMELHWTPEASSASNTDNGLPEAATPGIYTALREQLGVKLTSAKAPVPVLVVDKMEQPEAN, encoded by the coding sequence GTGTTGCTGAGTGCAACGCGCGTTGCTGCGGCGCAGGACACACCGCAGTTTGACGCAATTACAGTTCGTCCGCATGACAAGAACGATCCCAGCCAGGACGGTGGTATTCACTGGGCTGGGTTAGTCTTTGAAGCAAAGAATGTTCCGCTGACATTCCTCATGGTGCAGGCCTTTGGGGTGAAGAAGTGGCTGATTGCGGGTTTGCCCGCATGGGCAGAGAAGACTACGTGGGATGTGAACGCCAAAGTCAGCGAAGGCGATCTGAAGCTGATGCAGAACATGACGCGCGAGCAACGCAGCAGGATGTTGCAGGCGGTGCTGGCGGAGCAGTTCCAGTTGCGCTACCACTATGAGTTGCGCGTGGAGCCGGTCTATGAACTGGCAGTATTGCCCGGCGGTCCAAAGTTCAAACCAACCCCTTCTGTGGCCCATGGCAGTGGATGGACCTTTACGCAAGGACTGGTCAAGGTAGAAGCCATCACCATGGCGCAGTTTGTGAATGGTCTTTCGCCGCTGGTGGAGCGGGTGGTGGTGGATAAGACTTCGTTGGCCGGGATGTATGACATGGAACTCCACTGGACGCCGGAAGCGAGCAGCGCTTCAAACACAGACAATGGATTGCCTGAGGCTGCGACGCCCGGCATCTACACGGCTTTGCGAGAGCAGCTTGGTGTGAAGCTGACGTCGGCAAAGGCTCCTGTCCCGGTGCTGGTGGTGGACAAGATGGAACAGCCTGAGGCGAATTAG
- a CDS encoding TIGR03435 family protein, whose translation MRIAKVMIAMVMVLPYVAVSQEKTPLQFDVITVKPHKEGDTSMWRRWTSSGLEGHNLSLKSLVSVAYDVQPWLVFGLPPWAESTRWDLMAKVTDPEMKPIDKLTGPERLVLIGSILHDRFGLVAHNETKVQPVFVMTAMPDAVKLKQSAPLPPGEPLPKFGRSSFSINNGVAQAKNEKLADLASTLSGMVGRTIIDKTGLTGEYDFEFRWQPESQANGGDNGAADSDRPATIVDALKEQLGLKITADKAPVPTVVVDKILQPEEN comes from the coding sequence ATGCGAATAGCGAAGGTGATGATTGCGATGGTGATGGTGTTGCCGTATGTGGCGGTATCGCAGGAGAAGACACCGTTGCAGTTCGATGTGATTACGGTGAAGCCGCACAAAGAAGGCGACACCTCCATGTGGCGACGATGGACAAGCAGCGGGCTGGAGGGACACAACCTTTCGCTGAAGAGCCTGGTTTCTGTTGCGTACGATGTGCAGCCGTGGCTGGTGTTCGGGTTGCCGCCGTGGGCGGAGTCCACGCGATGGGACCTTATGGCGAAGGTCACCGATCCAGAGATGAAGCCGATTGATAAGCTCACCGGGCCGGAACGGCTTGTGTTGATTGGCAGCATTCTGCATGATCGTTTTGGGCTGGTGGCGCATAACGAGACCAAGGTGCAGCCGGTGTTTGTGATGACGGCGATGCCGGATGCTGTGAAGCTGAAACAGAGTGCGCCGCTGCCGCCGGGTGAACCGCTGCCGAAGTTTGGACGCAGTTCGTTTTCAATCAACAACGGTGTGGCACAGGCTAAGAATGAAAAGCTTGCCGATCTGGCGAGTACGCTGTCGGGGATGGTGGGACGCACCATCATCGATAAGACGGGCCTGACGGGGGAGTACGATTTTGAGTTCCGATGGCAGCCGGAGTCGCAGGCAAACGGCGGCGATAACGGTGCGGCAGATAGCGATCGACCAGCAACGATTGTGGATGCGTTGAAAGAACAGCTTGGATTGAAGATAACGGCGGATAAAGCGCCTGTGCCTACGGTGGTAGTGGACAAGATTTTGCAGCCGGAGGAGAACTGA
- a CDS encoding TIGR03435 family protein, with product MRVSSATMISLNRLRLIVLGLALCGTAACDAQMPLPPLQSGSGGYTGEVPQFDVISVKPHKPGEDRMMMHWGQSDYKAVNMTLKNMISNVYDVKSWLVFGLPGWAESAHWDIDAKVSAPDVKVMSSLTNEQRRTMIGGILKERFGLVVHTESKVQPVFLLTVMPDGPKFKESPAPLPHAEGEKPKPHGMWRMGPGSLSATDMPMPQLAGNLSYFVERTIVDKTGLTGNYDVELKWTPESRANAGTDNGTGDAPPAIFEALKEQLGLKLTADKAPVPTVVVDKILQPEAN from the coding sequence GTGCGTGTCTCATCTGCAACCATGATTAGCCTGAATCGTCTTCGTCTCATCGTGCTGGGTCTTGCGTTATGTGGGACTGCGGCTTGTGATGCCCAGATGCCGCTGCCTCCGCTGCAATCCGGTAGTGGAGGTTACACGGGTGAGGTGCCGCAGTTTGACGTCATCTCCGTGAAGCCGCATAAGCCTGGCGAAGACAGGATGATGATGCACTGGGGGCAATCCGATTACAAAGCGGTCAACATGACGCTGAAGAACATGATCAGCAACGTGTACGACGTGAAGTCATGGCTGGTGTTTGGCTTGCCTGGGTGGGCAGAATCGGCGCACTGGGACATTGATGCGAAGGTGAGCGCGCCGGACGTGAAGGTGATGTCGAGCCTTACGAATGAGCAGCGCCGCACCATGATTGGCGGCATTCTGAAGGAACGTTTCGGCCTGGTGGTGCACACAGAGAGCAAGGTGCAGCCGGTGTTTCTGCTGACGGTGATGCCCGACGGTCCGAAGTTCAAAGAGAGCCCTGCGCCGCTGCCGCATGCAGAAGGCGAGAAGCCGAAGCCGCACGGCATGTGGCGCATGGGGCCGGGTTCGCTTTCGGCGACGGATATGCCGATGCCACAGCTCGCGGGCAACCTGTCGTACTTCGTGGAACGCACCATCGTGGACAAGACCGGGCTTACCGGGAACTACGATGTGGAGTTGAAATGGACACCGGAAAGCCGTGCCAATGCAGGAACGGATAACGGCACCGGCGATGCACCACCGGCCATCTTTGAAGCCCTGAAGGAACAGTTGGGGTTGAAGCTGACGGCGGATAAAGCGCCTGTGCCTACTGTTGTGGTGGATAAGATTTTGCAGCCTGAGGCGAATTAA
- the ruvX gene encoding Holliday junction resolvase RuvX has product MKFYAECMNDVAHVLGFDVGERRVGIAVTDALGMAQPLITMGRSSQKEEMRNIARLVRKHNVAAMVVGHPRNMDGSASTQTLKCEAYAAVLQKHFAMPVHLQDERLSSAEADAWLDARGYARGAERKGLLDRVAAMVILQDWMDAQGRTKMTLSDAP; this is encoded by the coding sequence ATGAAGTTCTATGCTGAATGCATGAACGATGTTGCGCATGTGCTTGGGTTTGATGTGGGGGAGCGGCGTGTGGGCATTGCCGTGACCGATGCGCTGGGTATGGCGCAGCCTTTGATTACGATGGGGCGCTCAAGCCAGAAGGAAGAGATGCGCAACATTGCGCGACTGGTGCGCAAGCACAACGTTGCCGCGATGGTGGTGGGGCATCCGCGCAATATGGATGGCTCTGCGAGCACGCAGACGTTGAAGTGTGAAGCATACGCAGCCGTGTTGCAGAAACACTTTGCGATGCCTGTCCATTTACAGGATGAACGGCTTTCATCCGCAGAGGCGGATGCGTGGCTGGATGCGCGTGGCTATGCTCGCGGGGCTGAGCGCAAAGGCTTGCTGGATCGTGTGGCGGCCATGGTGATATTGCAGGATTGGATGGATGCGCAGGGCCGAACAAAGATGACACTGAGCGACGCGCCGTAG
- the dnaA gene encoding chromosomal replication initiator protein DnaA, which yields MSFGPTASTVTAPQNAWTRILGALEMKVNRQSFHTWLKPTRFSHANGRTLYIRIPSQQFQHIGDRYADLIQEAIENLTLEVDDVRFVTAEDDPTTPKTREDGGFAPLPSHSPNAPQTSSSLAPGRGAAPQAPSAEQARFDWNTAAQLNQRYLFENFVIGSGNQFAHAASQAVAERPSKAYNPLFLYGGVGMGKTHLMHAIGHEVKRRNPHANIMYVSGEKFTNEMINSVRYDKMTGFRDRYRTVDVLLIDDIQFISGKERTQEEFFHTFNALHESMKQIVITSDRPPKELAELDDRLRSRFEWGLIVDIQPPDLETKVAILQKKAESERVTLPTDVAMFVASNVRTNVRELEGALIRLIAWSSLHGVEITLATAQQCLKQFIDTQTRKITIEAIQKATAEQFGMKISELKQKNNSRQIVVPRQIAMYLAKQMTEASLPEIGRQFGGKHHTTVMHSIAKIDEQRRSDKALSSTISKLMETLN from the coding sequence ATGTCATTTGGACCCACGGCATCGACCGTAACCGCTCCGCAGAACGCCTGGACACGTATCCTGGGCGCGCTTGAGATGAAGGTGAACCGGCAGTCGTTCCACACATGGTTGAAGCCCACGCGCTTCTCCCATGCGAACGGTCGCACGCTTTACATTCGCATCCCCTCGCAACAGTTTCAGCACATCGGCGACCGCTATGCGGACCTGATCCAGGAAGCGATTGAGAACCTGACGCTGGAAGTGGACGATGTCCGCTTTGTGACCGCGGAGGATGACCCCACAACACCAAAGACGCGCGAGGATGGTGGCTTTGCGCCGCTGCCTTCGCACTCGCCCAATGCGCCGCAGACGTCTTCGTCGCTGGCGCCGGGACGCGGTGCCGCACCACAGGCACCCAGCGCAGAGCAGGCACGTTTTGACTGGAACACGGCTGCGCAACTGAATCAGCGCTACCTGTTTGAAAACTTCGTGATCGGCAGCGGCAACCAGTTTGCCCACGCTGCCTCGCAGGCCGTGGCAGAGCGTCCCTCGAAGGCCTACAACCCACTGTTCCTGTATGGCGGCGTGGGTATGGGCAAGACGCATTTGATGCATGCCATTGGGCATGAGGTGAAGCGCCGCAATCCGCACGCCAACATCATGTATGTCTCCGGTGAGAAGTTCACCAACGAGATGATCAACAGCGTGCGCTATGACAAGATGACAGGCTTCCGCGATCGTTATCGCACGGTGGACGTTCTGCTGATTGACGATATTCAGTTCATCAGCGGCAAGGAACGTACGCAGGAAGAGTTCTTCCATACGTTCAATGCGCTGCACGAGAGCATGAAGCAGATCGTAATCACGAGCGATCGTCCGCCGAAGGAACTGGCGGAGCTGGATGATCGTCTGCGTTCACGTTTTGAGTGGGGATTGATCGTCGACATTCAGCCGCCGGATCTGGAGACGAAGGTGGCGATTCTGCAGAAGAAGGCAGAGAGCGAACGCGTTACGCTGCCGACCGATGTTGCCATGTTCGTCGCCAGCAATGTGCGCACCAACGTGCGTGAGCTTGAGGGTGCGCTGATTCGCCTGATTGCATGGTCAAGCCTGCACGGCGTGGAGATTACGCTGGCCACGGCGCAGCAGTGCCTGAAGCAGTTCATTGATACGCAAACGCGCAAGATCACTATCGAAGCCATTCAGAAGGCCACGGCAGAGCAGTTTGGCATGAAGATCAGCGAGTTGAAACAGAAGAACAATTCGCGCCAGATCGTGGTGCCGCGGCAGATTGCGATGTACCTGGCGAAGCAGATGACGGAGGCTTCGCTGCCAGAGATTGGTCGCCAGTTTGGCGGCAAGCACCACACGACAGTGATGCACTCCATTGCGAAGATTGATGAGCAGCGCAGGTCAGATAAGGCGTTGAGCTCCACAATCAGCAAGTTGATGGAGACGCTGAATTAA